Genomic segment of Candidatus Latescibacterota bacterium:
AGATCCTGTCATCATCCTTACGAGATTTATATAGTCCTCTTCATAAGAGACAGATATGAACAGAACGTCTGCCTCGCCAAGTCGCTTTCCGGTCTTAAAGGTGAATGGCGCAGTATCACTGAAGAATCTATCTACACTGAACTCTCCCGAGCGAGACGCTTCTGCGAAGATGAAATGAAAACCCAGGTTTGACATGGCTACTGAATATGTTGAGGGATAACCTACAAATAGTGCAGGAGCTCCTCTGGGTGGGACTGGAAATCTTTCGAGATAAGTCTCATCGGGAAGGTCAGCCATATCTTTTCTACTGGGGAAAGGGTTCACCAGGGACATCTCCAGGATTTTCTCACTTCGATCCCGCGGAGCCGGCTGATATCAGATTCCTCGCCACAATGTTTTGCGGATCGATTTCAAGCAGGCGCTGGAGCAGATCATCAGCTTCGCCCTCCATACCTTTTTTCCTCAAAGTGAGAGCGAGGGAGACCATTGCTTCACCGTATTCACTATTAACGGCCAGACTCCTCTGGTAATAATCCTCAGCCTTATCCAGCATCCCCTTATAAAACTGGATATCTCCCATGATCTTGAAAAGATCAGCAAAATTACCTCCATTGCTGTCGAGCAGCTCCTCTGCTTCATCGTAATCACCCCTGTGTATCAGGATCATTGCGAGTCTCTCCCTGGCACGCAGGTACCTTGGATTGACCGACAGCGAACGGCGAAAATATTCTTCAGCACTCTCGATATTTTTCATCCTCAGATATACTTCACCGACAAAATACATGACGTCCGCGCTCTCCACACCAGCTTCCAGCATCTCTCTCAGAACAGCCATGGCATCTTCGAGATTGTCCTCTCTGAGGTGTATAAGAGCCACGCTCAGAACGGCGCCTTCGGGTTTGTCATTTCCCCTGATACCAGTCGTGAGAAGGTCTACAGCACGTTTTTTGTCTCCGATCTCGTAGAGAAGCAGGCCATAGTAATACTGAGCTCTCGAATAATCGGGGGAAAGTTCAAGAGTCTTCTCCAGTACTATCCTCGCCTTGTCCAGTTCACCAAGATAAAAGAGAGTAGCGCCCAGATGACATTGGAGGTCTGCATAACCTGGTTTTTCAGAGGCTGCTCTTTCGAAATTGGGCAGAGCTTCCTTGAACATACCCTGGTCCAGAAAGGACAGACCCAGATAATATCGCGCTTCCGTGTAATTTTCGTTAAATTCCAGTGCTTTGGCGAACTCGGCTTCTGCTTCCTTCGCTCTTCTCTCCCTCAGAAAGGCCAGGCCTAGTTTGAAACGGATATCCGCATATTCGGGATGCATCCTGACCGCGTCGGAAAACGCCCTGATAGCAAGATCGAAATCTCCGATATTGAAGGCTTCGATACCATCCTTGAGACTGATCTCAAATTCGGTGTCGGCCTTGACGTATTCACGCAATCGCGCGAGAGGCGGGATCTCGGTCTCTCTGCTGGCCATATGCTCGCTGAGAAATTTACTGACAGGCGAGGGATTCTCCGCACCAAGCTTGAGCGCTCGCGAGAATATCTTGTCGGCTTTTTCCCTGTCACCTTTTTCGAAGATCACGATCCCAAGATAGCAGACGGCCTCGAAGTAGCTGTCGTTAAGTTCGAGTGCCCTACTGAGCATGTCTATCGAATTATCATAATCACCTCGGGAATGGTATATCACTCCCATACGGTAATACAGATCTGGATAGGTGGGATTCTCCCTTATCGCAACATTGAAATGCTCGAAAGCGCCGTCTAGGTCCCCGCCATGGAACAATGACGTCCCAAGGTGAACATGCGACTCAGCGGCATAGAACATTCCCAACGCGTAGACCGGATCACTGGGTCCCAGTTTCTCGATGGCCTTCTCAAGCTGCTCAACGGCAAGTTGATAATCTCCATCATTGAAATACTTGATCCCCAGTTCATAGTCCGGATTCTTCTCCAGACCCAGAATCCTGCTCCAAATCGACAATGACTTCTCCAGACTTTAATCCAGCTGCTTGCGCAGGAAAGTAGGAATTTCAAGGTTCGCCTCGTGTGAACAACCTGCACCTACGAGATTCATCTCATCGATCTGCTCGAACCTGTTTATATCACACTCCGTCTGTGGATCGGTTACTACTTCGAAGACCGGGGAAACCCTCTCCTCTGCTCTGGGAGCTGGAGCGATCTCTCTCTCCGAAGGTTCGAATCCGGTCGCAATAACAGTGACGCTCATTCCACAGTTACCCTCTTCACTCACGACTGCGCCAAATATGACATTAGCTTCATCTCCGGCTTCCTCGCTGATGATGGCCGTCGCCCTGGACACTTCGTGGAGAGTCATGTTCTCGTCTCCAGTGATGTTCACCAGAACGCCTCTGGCACCCCTTATCGATATATCATCAAGCAGAGGGCTGCTCAA
This window contains:
- a CDS encoding tetratricopeptide repeat protein, which encodes MSIWSRILGLEKNPDYELGIKYFNDGDYQLAVEQLEKAIEKLGPSDPVYALGMFYAAESHVHLGTSLFHGGDLDGAFEHFNVAIRENPTYPDLYYRMGVIYHSRGDYDNSIDMLSRALELNDSYFEAVCYLGIVIFEKGDREKADKIFSRALKLGAENPSPVSKFLSEHMASRETEIPPLARLREYVKADTEFEISLKDGIEAFNIGDFDLAIRAFSDAVRMHPEYADIRFKLGLAFLRERRAKEAEAEFAKALEFNENYTEARYYLGLSFLDQGMFKEALPNFERAASEKPGYADLQCHLGATLFYLGELDKARIVLEKTLELSPDYSRAQYYYGLLLYEIGDKKRAVDLLTTGIRGNDKPEGAVLSVALIHLREDNLEDAMAVLREMLEAGVESADVMYFVGEVYLRMKNIESAEEYFRRSLSVNPRYLRARERLAMILIHRGDYDEAEELLDSNGGNFADLFKIMGDIQFYKGMLDKAEDYYQRSLAVNSEYGEAMVSLALTLRKKGMEGEADDLLQRLLEIDPQNIVARNLISAGSAGSK